DNA from Desulfitobacterium chlororespirans DSM 11544:
AGTTTATGCACATTATAATTGAAAAAGGGCTTGAATCGGATATAGAAGAGCTGGCCTTGCTTTATGACGATTTGAATGATTATCTGGCCAGAGGTGAAAATTATCCAGGCTGGAGAAAAGGCCTCTATCCTATTCGTGAAAATGCTGTAGAAGGGATTGCCAACAGGCATCTCTACGTTGCCAGAGCATCCGGGAAACTAGCCGGGTCGATTATTCTCAACCATGAGCCGGTACCTGCATACCACGGGGCGAACTGGGGCATTGACGCAGATTATTCGGAGATTTTTGTAATCCATACCTTTGCCGTCCACCCTGCCTATTTGAAACAAGGTATTGGATCATCCTTAATCGAATTTGCGGTACATTACAGCATCAATGAACATATCAAATCCATCAGGCTTGATGTCTATGACCATAACCTTCCAGCTATCAGACTCTATGAAAAAAGCGGCTTTACCTATGTGGGTACCGTAGATTTAGGGCTAGGTCATTACGGACTGGATTACTTTAGATTATATGAAAAGCTTCTGTAGCGACTCGACCTTCAAGCCATAGCAGGGGTTTGCCCAGAAGGGCCTATTCAAACAAGGAAAGCTGCTCCAGTCGGCAAGGCCCTTTGTAACTCGCTATGATGTCGGGCATTTTGTAAAGAATCCCGTATTGGTTGCATTTATCCTGAAATAAACTCCACAATTCCCCGGCCTTAAGGGAACGGCATTCATAGGCATTCCCATAGGTTTCTATGTACTTTTCTTTAAGGGATGGAAACAATTCAGCCAATTTTTCATAATACCATGCTCTTTGATTCTGTCTTAAGGTTACCCCGAAGGCAGGATAGATAAATTTTGCCCCTTTTTGATGAGCAAGATCAATAATCCGGCTGATATTCTCCTCCGTATCCTCAATGAACGGCAGCACAGGCATTAATAATATGCCGGCAAAAATCCCTTCCTGAGTCAGTTCTGCGATTGCCTCAAGCCGCCGGGAGGAAAGGGCTGCATGAGGTTCAATTTTACGGCACAGAGCATCATCGGCCGTGGTCACCGTCATCTTGACCAGCACCGGTGAATGCTTGCCTATCTTCTTGAGAAGTTCTCTGTCCCGGACAATCAGATCGCTTTTCGTGGCAATGGCCGCACCAAATCCGTACCGATGGATCAGCTCCAAGGCGCCTTTTGTCAGCTCATACTTTTTTTCAAATGGGTTGTAGGGATCACTCATGGCTCCTGTGCCGACAACACCCTTTCTCCGCTTTGACATGAGCTCGCGTTCAATTAAGGCAAGGGCGTTTTCCTTAGCTCTTACCTCATCGAAATCATCCACTCTGTAACATTCGCTCCGGCTGTCACAGTAAATGCAGCCATGACAGCAGCCCTTGTAGATATTCATCGTATAATTGCAGCCGAACCAGAGGTTGTTTTCAGCATACCCGGATAAAATTGTTTTGGCAGGAATGAATTCCATTTTAATTGCAGCTCCTTAGGCAGTATCCTTGCACTGCCCCATATCTATATCCTTATAGATATATTGCATAACATCATTATAGCTCTTTTACCTATGCTGGAACAATAAGCAAAAGATCTAACGATATCTACAAAAAAACGGGTAATTTACCATGGGGAAATGATGAGTTATAATTGCCTCAAATAGACTGATAAGGGGCTGATAAAGCATGATGAAAGATGTAAAGCAAACCATCGGCAATTTAATTGATAAACAAAATGTTTCTTTTATAGGTTCGGTTGATGAGGAAGGGTTTCCAAACTTAAAGGCCATGCTGCCGCCGAGAAAAAGAGATGATCTTAAAACGTTCTATTTCACAACCAACACTTCGTCAAAGCGTGTGGCTCAATACCGTGAGAACCCCAAAGCATGTATCTATTTTTGCGATAAAAGATTCTTTCGTGGCGTCATGCTTAAAGGTGTGATGGAAGTATTGGAAGATGCGGCCAGCAAGGAAATGATCTGGCAAGAGGGTGACACTATGTACTATCCCCAAGGTGTTGCCGACCCAGATTACTGCGTATTGAAATTTACGGCAAATACAGGACGGTATTATGCTAATTTCAGTTCGGAAGATTTTATTATTGAAAACACAGGGGGCTGAGACTATGGAAAGTTTCGAGTACAAAACACTGTTTACTGATGCTAAAGGAATATTAGGAGGTAAAGTTGACCAAAATGCCTTCCAAAACGAATTAAACCAATTGGGTTCACAAGGATGGGAACTGGTAAGCACCGTGGCTGCCGCTCAGAGCTACGGCAGTACAAGGTGGATTATCTCGACATTTAAACGCAGGATAAGGTAAGTAAGATGTTGGCCAATTTGGAGCAAAAAATCCCTCAAACGAAGTGTTTTGAGGGATTTTGCTTTTTGTTAACCAAAATATAAATTTTTACTTTAACCTTCTCAGCAGCGATACCTGACTCCGACCTACTTGGCAGTCGCTTCCCCTCCCCCATGATATCTTCCCCGCGGTACGATAAAGGGCGAACCGGATACCGGGTCCTGGGCCACCACACAGTCCAGTCCAAAGACCTGTTTCATCAAATCTGCGCTGATAATCTCTCTGGGGGCCCCCTGGGCAATCAGATTCCCTTGATGAACGGCAAAGATATAATCTGCATAGCGGGCGGACAGATTGATATCGTGAAGAACCATAACGATGGTGGTCCCCCGCTTCCGATTCAAATCCGTCAGCAGATCCAGGATTTCCACCTGATAGGTGATGTCCAGAAAGGTGGTCGGTTCATCCAGGAGCAAAATATCCGTCTGCTGGGCGAGAGCCATGGCGATCCAGACCCTTTGACGCTGGCCTCCCGACAATTCATCCACACTGCGGTTGGCAAGTTCTGTAATTCCCATAATCTCCAGAGCCTCTTCCACAGCCTCATAATCCTTTTTCCCTAAGCCTTTAAGAAAGCTCTGGTAAGGAAACCTCCCCCGGGAAACCAGGTCCGCCACGGCGATTCCTTCCGGGACCACCGGAGACTGGGGAAGCAAGCCCAGCACCCGGGCCAGCTGTTTGGGGGGAATGGTGCTGATGGGCTTGCCGTCAATAGCAACCTCACCGGAAACAGGTTTGATCAGCCTGGCCAGAGTTTTTAACAAGGTGGATTTACCACAGGCATTAGCTCCGATGATCACGCTGATTTTATGGCTGGGAATCACCAGATCGATGGTATTGAGAATAATTTTATGATCATAACCGGCCACCACATGGCTGGCCGAAAGTACAGGTGTTTTTTTCATGCGGCTCCTCCGGTTCGATTCATACGGATCAGTAAATACAACAGATAAGGTGCACCCAGGATTCCGGTAATAATCCCCACCGGAAAA
Protein-coding regions in this window:
- a CDS encoding SPL family radical SAM protein; its protein translation is MEFIPAKTILSGYAENNLWFGCNYTMNIYKGCCHGCIYCDSRSECYRVDDFDEVRAKENALALIERELMSKRRKGVVGTGAMSDPYNPFEKKYELTKGALELIHRYGFGAAIATKSDLIVRDRELLKKIGKHSPVLVKMTVTTADDALCRKIEPHAALSSRRLEAIAELTQEGIFAGILLMPVLPFIEDTEENISRIIDLAHQKGAKFIYPAFGVTLRQNQRAWYYEKLAELFPSLKEKYIETYGNAYECRSLKAGELWSLFQDKCNQYGILYKMPDIIASYKGPCRLEQLSLFE
- a CDS encoding DUF4177 domain-containing protein yields the protein MESFEYKTLFTDAKGILGGKVDQNAFQNELNQLGSQGWELVSTVAAAQSYGSTRWIISTFKRRIR
- a CDS encoding pyridoxamine 5'-phosphate oxidase family protein, producing the protein MMKDVKQTIGNLIDKQNVSFIGSVDEEGFPNLKAMLPPRKRDDLKTFYFTTNTSSKRVAQYRENPKACIYFCDKRFFRGVMLKGVMEVLEDAASKEMIWQEGDTMYYPQGVADPDYCVLKFTANTGRYYANFSSEDFIIENTGG
- a CDS encoding ABC transporter ATP-binding protein, translated to MKKTPVLSASHVVAGYDHKIILNTIDLVIPSHKISVIIGANACGKSTLLKTLARLIKPVSGEVAIDGKPISTIPPKQLARVLGLLPQSPVVPEGIAVADLVSRGRFPYQSFLKGLGKKDYEAVEEALEIMGITELANRSVDELSGGQRQRVWIAMALAQQTDILLLDEPTTFLDITYQVEILDLLTDLNRKRGTTIVMVLHDINLSARYADYIFAVHQGNLIAQGAPREIISADLMKQVFGLDCVVAQDPVSGSPFIVPRGRYHGGGEATAK
- a CDS encoding GNAT family N-acetyltransferase → MHIIIEKGLESDIEELALLYDDLNDYLARGENYPGWRKGLYPIRENAVEGIANRHLYVARASGKLAGSIILNHEPVPAYHGANWGIDADYSEIFVIHTFAVHPAYLKQGIGSSLIEFAVHYSINEHIKSIRLDVYDHNLPAIRLYEKSGFTYVGTVDLGLGHYGLDYFRLYEKLL